The Buchnera aphidicola (Hyalopterus amygdali) genome has a segment encoding these proteins:
- a CDS encoding valine--tRNA ligase, with the protein MEKNYNPKDIEERLYDFWEKNDFFKPNKNLNKPTFCIMMPPPNITGNLHMGHAFQQTIMDILIRYNRMQGKNTLWQVGTDHAGIATQILIERKIYIEEKKTKKDYNRNDFIKKIWEWKKKSNVSVTKQMRRLGNSVDWGREKFTLDPDICHAVREAFIILYKNNLIYRKKRLVHWDSKLETVISDLEVDHRLINGKKWFIRYPILKNNNKNIKIKYLLVSTTRPETLLGDTALAINPKDSRYNYLIGQFVICPIVNRIIPIIGDNYADLKKDTGCVKITPAHDFNDYEVGQRHKLPMINIFTFNGKIKNKFSIYDYQGKKSDIYSSFIPDKLQNLDILSARKKIVHEIEKLGLLEHTKECNLLVPYGDRSGIIIQPMLTNQWYLKTLQLSKLAIHAVKNKKITFIPVQYEAMYLSWMKNIEDWCISRQLWWGHRIPVWYDNKKNIYVGHSEETIRKEYNISKDIMLYQDSDVLDTWFSSGLWTFSTLGWPKKTEFLRMFHSTNVLVSGFDIIFFWIARMIMLTMYFVKDCHGEPQVPFKDVYITGLIRDEEGKKMSKSQGNVIDPLDMIDGISLQNLIKKRTSNLLQPHFSEKIRESTIKQFPHGIDATGTDALRFTFSALASNTRDIKWDMNRLKGYRNFCNKLWNASRFVLMNTKDHVYFNFLLDESMLSVNKWILIKFNKTVQLYRESLDAYRFDTAANILYDFIWNVFCDWYLEFVKSIIKLGSFQEVYNTKNVLIYVLELLLRLSHPIIPFITESIWQRVKKIKNINNKTIMLQPFPEYNNQLSDKNVLSNISWIQKIIIFLRNIRIKMKISSTKLLPLFLQNISSKKKKLIKENTFLLKNIAYLNEITILSQDSHEPSLSIKKVIDEVNVLVPILKIVNREDELKRLSTEIEKIKSKILIYKETTSNQKFLRFAPKDIINQKIKTLKNLNKTYLTLSHQLEYIKIHSKHNNA; encoded by the coding sequence ATGGAAAAAAATTATAACCCTAAAGATATTGAAGAACGTTTATATGATTTTTGGGAAAAAAATGATTTTTTTAAACCCAATAAAAATTTAAATAAACCAACTTTTTGTATTATGATGCCACCTCCTAATATTACAGGGAATTTACATATGGGACATGCATTTCAGCAAACTATTATGGATATATTAATACGTTATAATAGAATGCAAGGCAAGAATACATTATGGCAAGTTGGAACAGATCATGCAGGAATAGCTACACAAATTTTAATTGAACGAAAAATTTATATAGAAGAAAAAAAAACCAAAAAAGATTACAATCGAAACGATTTTATTAAAAAAATATGGGAATGGAAAAAAAAATCTAATGTATCTGTTACAAAACAAATGAGGAGATTAGGAAATTCTGTCGATTGGGGACGTGAGAAGTTTACTTTAGATCCTGATATTTGCCATGCTGTTAGAGAAGCCTTTATCATTTTATATAAAAACAATTTAATTTATCGAAAAAAAAGATTGGTACATTGGGACTCTAAATTAGAAACAGTTATATCGGATTTAGAAGTAGATCATCGTTTAATAAATGGCAAGAAATGGTTTATTCGTTATCCAATTTTAAAAAATAATAATAAAAATATTAAAATTAAATATTTATTAGTATCTACAACTAGACCAGAAACTTTGTTAGGCGATACTGCTTTAGCTATTAATCCAAAAGATTCAAGATATAATTATTTGATTGGTCAATTTGTTATATGTCCTATTGTTAACAGGATAATACCTATAATTGGAGATAATTATGCAGATTTAAAAAAAGATACCGGTTGCGTAAAAATTACTCCAGCTCATGATTTTAATGATTATGAAGTAGGTCAACGTCATAAATTACCTATGATCAATATCTTTACATTTAATGGAAAGATTAAAAATAAATTTTCTATTTATGACTATCAGGGTAAAAAATCTGATATTTATAGTTCTTTTATTCCAGATAAATTACAGAATTTAGATATTTTATCTGCAAGAAAAAAAATTGTTCATGAGATAGAAAAATTAGGATTGTTAGAACACACTAAAGAGTGCAATCTTTTAGTTCCTTATGGTGATCGCAGTGGTATTATTATACAACCAATGTTAACTAATCAATGGTACTTAAAAACATTACAATTATCTAAATTAGCTATTCATGCTGTAAAAAATAAAAAGATCACATTTATACCTGTTCAATATGAAGCAATGTATTTATCTTGGATGAAAAATATTGAAGATTGGTGCATTTCTCGTCAATTATGGTGGGGTCATCGTATTCCGGTATGGTATGATAATAAAAAAAATATATATGTAGGACATAGCGAAGAAACAATACGAAAAGAGTACAATATATCTAAAGATATTATGTTATATCAAGATAGTGATGTATTAGACACTTGGTTTTCTTCAGGTTTATGGACTTTTTCTACATTAGGTTGGCCTAAAAAAACAGAATTTTTAAGAATGTTTCATTCAACTAATGTATTAGTGAGCGGTTTTGATATTATATTTTTTTGGATTGCTCGAATGATTATGTTAACAATGTATTTTGTAAAAGATTGTCATGGAGAACCTCAAGTTCCATTTAAAGATGTTTATATTACAGGTTTAATACGTGATGAAGAAGGAAAAAAAATGTCTAAGTCACAAGGTAATGTGATTGATCCCTTAGATATGATTGATGGTATTTCTTTACAGAATTTAATTAAAAAAAGAACAAGTAATTTATTGCAACCTCATTTTTCTGAAAAAATCCGCGAATCTACTATAAAACAATTTCCCCATGGAATAGATGCAACAGGAACAGATGCTTTGCGTTTTACTTTTTCCGCATTAGCTTCTAATACGCGCGATATAAAATGGGATATGAATAGGTTAAAGGGATATCGTAATTTTTGTAATAAATTGTGGAATGCTAGTCGTTTTGTTTTAATGAATACTAAAGATCACGTTTATTTTAATTTTTTACTTGACGAAAGCATGCTATCAGTAAATAAATGGATATTAATTAAGTTTAATAAAACAGTGCAATTATATCGTGAATCATTGGATGCTTATCGATTTGATACTGCAGCAAATATTTTATATGACTTTATTTGGAACGTTTTTTGTGATTGGTATTTAGAATTTGTTAAATCAATTATAAAATTAGGTTCTTTTCAAGAAGTATATAATACCAAAAATGTTTTAATTTATGTTTTAGAATTACTTTTAAGATTATCTCATCCAATTATTCCTTTTATTACAGAATCTATTTGGCAGCGCGTAAAAAAAATTAAAAATATCAATAATAAAACAATTATGCTTCAGCCTTTTCCAGAATATAATAACCAATTATCCGATAAGAATGTACTATCTAATATAAGTTGGATACAAAAAATTATTATTTTTTTACGTAATATTAGAATTAAAATGAAAATTAGTTCTACTAAATTATTACCATTATTTTTACAAAATATTAGTTCTAAAAAAAAGAAATTAATTAAAGAAAATACATTTTTGTTAAAAAATATTGCTTATTTAAATGAAATTACTATTCTTTCCCAAGATAGTCATGAACCTTCTTTATCCATTAAAAAAGTTATTGATGAAGTAAATGTTTTAGTTCCTATCCTTAAAATAGTTAATAGAGAAGATGAATTAAAGCGATTGAGTACAGAAATAGAAAAAATAAAATCAAAGATTTTGATTTATAAAGAAACAACATCAAATCAAAAGTTTTTACGTTTTGCTCCTAAAGATATAATAAATCAAAAAATAAAAACGTTAAAAAATTTAAATAAAACATATTTAACTTTATCTCATCAATTAGAATATATTAAAATTCATTCTAAACACAATAATGCTTAA